One genomic region from Desulfuromonas sp. TF encodes:
- a CDS encoding GNAT family N-acetyltransferase, protein MPEITIRSLRPDDFDRVAEIESRITGRPRKVFLEKRLAMATGTPEYFIACAAVEGEKLMGYGIARLYEGDFGNPSAVAVLDTVGVDPDAQGRGIGKAILSGIEQRMKRKNIHTLRTQAVWSNQRVTGFFSSAGLKLAPIQIIERDTSPLREKIAEVKSVKMDGMWRVHRGTGNDYESLSRDRMVIRSLKENDLSAVVRIDEKLIGFDRSAYYGAKFQEMLTESGIRVSLVAEDDGMVSGFIMARVDFGEFGKVEKAAVIDAIGVHPAYWGTGIGHALLSQLLVNLATLQVETVSTLVRWEDFVLQRFLLACGFGPSQRLVLSKNID, encoded by the coding sequence ATGCCAGAGATTACGATTCGATCACTCCGTCCCGATGATTTTGACCGGGTTGCCGAAATTGAAAGCCGGATAACCGGCCGTCCGAGAAAAGTCTTTCTGGAAAAACGCCTCGCCATGGCCACGGGAACGCCGGAGTACTTCATTGCGTGTGCGGCGGTGGAAGGCGAAAAACTGATGGGATACGGCATCGCCCGGCTCTATGAAGGAGACTTCGGCAATCCCTCCGCGGTCGCGGTTCTTGATACCGTCGGGGTGGATCCTGACGCACAGGGAAGGGGGATCGGCAAGGCCATCCTGTCCGGAATTGAACAGCGGATGAAAAGGAAGAACATTCATACCCTGAGAACTCAGGCCGTCTGGAGTAATCAGAGGGTGACCGGTTTCTTTTCTTCCGCCGGCTTGAAGCTGGCGCCCATTCAGATTATCGAGCGCGACACTTCACCGCTGAGAGAGAAGATAGCTGAAGTGAAATCAGTGAAAATGGACGGCATGTGGCGGGTCCACCGAGGGACGGGAAACGATTATGAGAGTCTGAGCAGGGACCGCATGGTGATCCGCTCCCTCAAGGAGAACGACCTTTCGGCCGTTGTCCGCATCGATGAAAAACTCATCGGCTTTGACCGTTCGGCGTATTACGGCGCCAAGTTCCAGGAAATGCTGACTGAATCAGGAATCCGCGTATCGCTGGTAGCCGAGGATGACGGAATGGTCTCCGGGTTCATCATGGCGCGGGTCGATTTCGGTGAATTCGGCAAGGTCGAAAAAGCTGCGGTGATCGACGCGATAGGCGTCCATCCCGCTTACTGGGGGACCGGCATCGGACATGCCCTTCTGTCCCAACTGTTGGTCAACCTCGCGACACTTCAAGTCGAAACCGTGAGTACATTGGTCCGGTGGGAGGATTTCGTCCTTCAACGGTTTCTGCTGGCGTGCGGGTTCGGACCGTCACAACGGCTTGTTCTAAGCAAAAACATCGATTGA
- a CDS encoding IclR family transcriptional regulator, protein MNSENNMDLQQKNASLVTALARGLEMLSCFHAGDRFLGNNQLAERTGLPKSTVSRLTYTLTEMGYLHYSPSLNKYRLGTAVLSLSYSLLGQMDVRRIARPLMQALAEHTQAAVNFGVRDRLSMVYIDTYRNASTYSVQLDVGSQISIATSSMGRAYLAAIPEEERAALMEQIRESDVQNWPQVKEGIDRAVAEYHEKGYCLSLGDWRKEVHAIAVPLVPEDGAEVMVFSCSGASFQLRQQVMEEDIGPRLLNLVGNVRTALSHI, encoded by the coding sequence ATGAATTCTGAAAACAACATGGATCTTCAGCAGAAGAACGCAAGTCTCGTCACTGCCCTGGCACGAGGGCTTGAGATGTTGAGCTGCTTCCATGCCGGCGATCGTTTCCTCGGCAACAATCAGCTTGCCGAACGAACCGGCCTGCCGAAGTCGACCGTATCCAGACTGACCTATACCCTCACTGAAATGGGATACTTGCACTATTCGCCGAGTCTCAATAAATATCGTCTGGGGACGGCCGTTCTCAGTCTCAGCTATTCCCTGCTGGGGCAGATGGATGTTCGCCGCATCGCCCGCCCATTGATGCAGGCCCTGGCCGAACATACCCAGGCTGCCGTCAACTTCGGCGTCCGGGACCGGTTGAGCATGGTTTACATAGATACCTATCGTAACGCCTCGACCTATTCGGTACAGCTGGACGTCGGCTCCCAGATTTCGATTGCGACCTCTTCCATGGGCAGGGCCTACCTGGCCGCCATTCCCGAGGAGGAGAGAGCGGCGTTAATGGAGCAGATCCGTGAGAGCGACGTGCAGAACTGGCCCCAGGTCAAGGAGGGGATCGATCGGGCAGTTGCCGAATACCACGAAAAGGGGTATTGCCTCTCCCTGGGAGACTGGCGCAAAGAGGTTCACGCCATCGCCGTGCCACTGGTTCCCGAAGACGGGGCGGAAGTCATGGTCTTCAGTTGCAGCGGCGCTTCCTTCCAGCTGCGGCAGCAGGTCATGGAGGAGGATATCGGGCCGAGGCTGCTCAATCTGGTCGGGAATGTCAGAACGGCTCTCAGTCACATATAA
- the bcrB gene encoding benzoyl-CoA reductase subunit B yields the protein MSQQDVIKSRSMLLQKEMIARNYDKITSGEVKVSSTFVPGNLNELLMCFDIANNLPEINAIQNAMRKKSGEMIMEAERSGHSEDVCTYVKADIGMMAKGNIAPNGKPFPDPDVLLLSYTGCFTFLKWFELLREQYKCPTVMLQVPYSADGQPTKNHRDYIVKQLKEEVIPTLEKISGIKFDIDRLREYLRKSAKAEDDLVWMLEQSKRKPSPIDCYFGGVYYMGPIFTAFRGTDEAITYYQMLREEIQERIDKGLGVQTPEGEMGEEKYRLVVEGPPNWTSFREFWKMFHEAGAVVVASSYTKVGGVYDYDNFRHDPDHPLESLADYCLGVYTNRNLPTRVDMLARNIKEYEADGLLINSIKSCNSFSAGQLVLMREVEKLTGKPGAFVETDLVDPRYFSAANVKNRLESYFQMIDQKRRAGGSATTLA from the coding sequence CAAGGTTTCGTCGACATTCGTTCCGGGCAACCTCAACGAACTTCTCATGTGCTTCGATATCGCCAACAACCTGCCGGAGATCAACGCCATCCAGAACGCCATGCGCAAGAAGTCGGGCGAGATGATCATGGAGGCCGAGCGCAGCGGTCACTCGGAGGATGTGTGCACCTACGTCAAGGCGGACATCGGCATGATGGCCAAGGGGAACATCGCCCCCAACGGCAAGCCCTTCCCCGATCCTGACGTGCTGCTTCTGTCCTACACCGGGTGCTTCACCTTCCTGAAGTGGTTTGAACTCCTGCGCGAGCAGTACAAGTGTCCTACGGTGATGCTGCAGGTTCCCTATTCCGCCGATGGGCAGCCGACGAAGAACCATCGCGACTACATCGTCAAGCAGCTCAAGGAAGAAGTCATTCCGACCCTGGAGAAGATCTCGGGGATCAAGTTCGACATCGACCGCCTGAGGGAGTATCTGCGCAAATCGGCCAAGGCCGAGGACGACCTGGTCTGGATGCTTGAGCAGTCCAAGCGTAAGCCCTCTCCCATCGACTGCTACTTCGGCGGTGTATACTATATGGGACCGATCTTCACGGCTTTTCGCGGTACAGACGAGGCTATCACGTACTATCAGATGCTGCGCGAAGAGATCCAGGAGCGCATCGACAAGGGTCTTGGCGTGCAAACCCCGGAAGGGGAGATGGGCGAGGAGAAATATCGCCTGGTGGTCGAAGGTCCCCCCAACTGGACCTCGTTCCGCGAATTCTGGAAGATGTTCCACGAGGCGGGGGCGGTGGTCGTCGCCAGCTCCTACACGAAGGTCGGCGGAGTCTACGATTACGACAACTTCCGTCACGACCCCGACCATCCGCTGGAGAGCCTGGCTGACTACTGCCTGGGCGTCTACACCAACCGGAACCTGCCGACGCGAGTCGATATGCTGGCGCGCAATATCAAGGAGTACGAGGCCGACGGCCTGCTCATCAATTCCATCAAGAGCTGCAACAGCTTTTCCGCCGGACAGCTGGTACTGATGCGCGAAGTCGAGAAGCTCACCGGCAAGCCGGGCGCCTTTGTCGAGACCGACCTGGTGGATCCGCGTTACTTCTCCGCGGCCAACGTCAAGAACCGTCTGGAGAGCTATTTCCAGATGATCGATCAGAAGCGCCGGGCCGGTGGTTCAGCCACCACCCTCGCTTAA
- a CDS encoding corrinoid protein, translated as MARDREDILQDLADGVLNLDEDLAVSAAREAIDAGLDAFDAITNGLVVGMNKAGNLYDEEEYFVPELLICSDALYAALDILKPHIKLQKDEEKIGCVIGVVEGDTHDIGKNLVKIMLDVAGFEIHDLGRNVPLADFVEKAKEVGAQMICLSTLMTTTMDGMSTVVEMLKEEGIRDRFKVLVGGGPISQAFADRIGADGYADNAANAVRVAKQLCVGSKAA; from the coding sequence ATGGCGAGAGACAGGGAAGATATTCTGCAGGACTTGGCGGACGGTGTTCTCAATTTAGACGAGGACCTTGCCGTCTCTGCGGCTCGGGAGGCGATAGATGCCGGATTGGATGCCTTTGACGCCATCACCAACGGCCTGGTCGTAGGTATGAACAAAGCAGGTAATCTCTATGACGAGGAAGAATATTTCGTTCCCGAGCTGCTCATCTGTTCCGACGCCCTGTATGCCGCTCTGGACATTCTCAAGCCGCACATCAAGCTCCAGAAAGACGAGGAAAAGATCGGATGCGTGATAGGTGTCGTCGAAGGGGACACACACGATATCGGCAAAAATCTGGTCAAGATCATGCTGGACGTCGCCGGGTTCGAGATTCATGACCTCGGTCGGAACGTCCCCCTTGCCGATTTTGTCGAGAAGGCCAAGGAGGTTGGTGCGCAGATGATCTGTCTTTCGACCCTGATGACGACAACCATGGACGGGATGTCCACGGTTGTCGAAATGCTCAAGGAAGAGGGCATCCGGGATAGGTTCAAGGTGCTGGTCGGAGGCGGGCCGATTTCACAGGCCTTTGCCGATCGGATCGGGGCGGACGGTTATGCCGACAACGCCGCCAATGCCGTGCGGGTCGCCAAACAGCTTTGCGTCGGTTCCAAGGCCGCTTGA
- a CDS encoding enoyl-CoA hydratase-related protein — protein MDISFPKLIDSTLKLNDRVGLLTFCRDDVRNALTGTALVEDIVAAVEWANSSADISVLILTGEGKAFSSGGNIKEMKERTGIFEGSAVEVQDKYRRGIQSMALALHRAELPIIAAVNGPAIGAGFNLACLCDVRFGSTSAMLGETFLNLGIVPGAGGAWFLQRTVGYQRACELAFTGRLLRADEALELGIFLDVVAPGELLHRVRSFALQIAAKPPQALRLTKRLMKAAQRMDVPDLLDLTASFQALAHETREHAEALDAFLNQMNAGKKD, from the coding sequence ATGGATATATCTTTCCCCAAGCTGATCGACTCCACCCTGAAACTCAACGACCGCGTCGGCCTGCTCACCTTCTGCCGGGATGACGTGCGCAACGCTCTCACCGGCACGGCCCTGGTGGAGGACATCGTGGCCGCCGTCGAGTGGGCGAACAGCAGTGCCGACATTTCGGTCTTGATCCTCACCGGAGAGGGGAAAGCCTTTTCGTCTGGCGGGAACATCAAGGAGATGAAGGAACGTACGGGTATCTTCGAAGGGTCGGCGGTGGAGGTGCAGGACAAATACCGCCGCGGCATCCAGAGCATGGCCCTCGCGCTTCATCGCGCCGAACTGCCGATCATCGCCGCCGTCAACGGTCCGGCGATCGGGGCCGGGTTCAACCTGGCCTGCTTGTGCGATGTGCGCTTCGGCTCGACCAGCGCCATGCTTGGCGAAACCTTCCTCAACCTCGGCATCGTCCCCGGGGCGGGAGGCGCCTGGTTTCTGCAGCGCACCGTCGGATACCAACGGGCCTGCGAACTCGCTTTCACCGGTCGGTTATTGCGCGCTGACGAGGCGCTCGAACTCGGCATCTTCCTCGACGTGGTCGCCCCCGGGGAACTGCTCCACCGGGTCCGTAGCTTCGCCCTGCAGATCGCCGCCAAGCCCCCCCAGGCTCTGCGCCTGACCAAGAGGCTGATGAAGGCCGCCCAGCGCATGGATGTGCCCGACCTCCTCGACCTGACCGCCTCCTTCCAGGCCCTGGCCCACGAAACTAGGGAGCATGCCGAGGCTCTTGATGCCTTTCTCAACCAGATGAATGCTGGAAAAAAGGATTAA
- the bcrA gene encoding benzoyl-CoA reductase subunit A — protein sequence MRTFIGIDLGSTTTKAVLMDENQAVLGRGITNSRSNYDVAAAVCKQEAKIGARFTLFKNALGSGGGAEILLEDLERNFRLEQFLSELNQLEQTCENYLDHPRFKDMKSALREALGAVFRQIETEAPAIYAPEADRKSDFFRDIAGSRFMDIAERIGRESGISFESLLNIYDKSIIDVESLVHSDEVVSRQLMNGLSRALKELEGVEVSEADAQAALKKVIDLELEETYVVGTGYGRVRLPFPKEHIRSEILCHGLGAHMMFPGTRTVLDIGGQDTKGIQVDENGIVVNFQMNDRCAAGCGRYLGYIADEMKIGLHELGPIAMKATKTTRINSTCTVFAGAELRDRLALGENRADILAGLHRAIMLRAMSILSRSGGVTDQFTFTGGVAKNESAVNELRKLIRENYGELTINISDESIYTGALGGAAFAYRAV from the coding sequence ATGCGTACATTTATCGGAATAGACCTGGGATCAACCACCACCAAGGCGGTTCTCATGGATGAGAATCAAGCCGTCCTCGGCCGGGGTATCACCAACTCCCGCTCCAATTATGACGTGGCCGCGGCGGTGTGTAAGCAGGAAGCCAAGATCGGCGCCCGCTTCACGCTTTTCAAGAATGCGCTCGGCTCCGGCGGCGGCGCCGAGATCCTGCTCGAAGACCTCGAGCGCAACTTTCGCCTTGAGCAGTTTCTCTCCGAACTCAACCAGCTCGAGCAGACCTGCGAGAACTACCTTGACCATCCGCGCTTCAAGGACATGAAAAGCGCCCTCAGAGAAGCCCTTGGCGCGGTATTCCGGCAGATCGAAACCGAAGCGCCCGCGATCTACGCCCCCGAGGCCGACCGCAAGTCGGACTTCTTTCGCGACATCGCCGGCTCGCGCTTCATGGACATCGCCGAGCGCATCGGGCGTGAGTCCGGGATCAGCTTCGAGTCCCTGCTCAACATCTACGACAAGTCGATCATCGACGTCGAGAGCCTGGTGCACTCCGACGAGGTCGTCTCCCGCCAACTTATGAACGGGCTCTCTCGCGCGCTCAAGGAGCTTGAGGGTGTCGAGGTCAGCGAAGCCGACGCCCAGGCGGCACTCAAAAAAGTGATCGATCTCGAACTCGAGGAAACCTACGTCGTCGGCACCGGCTACGGCCGGGTGCGACTGCCGTTTCCCAAGGAACACATCCGCTCCGAGATCCTCTGCCACGGGTTAGGGGCCCATATGATGTTCCCGGGCACCCGTACCGTGCTCGACATCGGCGGCCAGGATACCAAGGGCATTCAGGTCGACGAAAACGGCATCGTCGTCAACTTTCAGATGAATGACCGCTGCGCCGCCGGTTGCGGCCGCTATCTCGGCTACATCGCCGACGAGATGAAAATCGGCCTGCACGAGCTCGGCCCCATAGCCATGAAGGCCACCAAGACTACTCGCATCAACTCCACATGCACCGTGTTCGCCGGCGCCGAGCTGCGCGACCGGCTCGCGCTGGGCGAGAACCGCGCCGATATTCTGGCCGGGCTGCACCGCGCAATCATGCTGCGCGCCATGTCGATCCTCTCCCGCAGCGGCGGGGTTACCGATCAGTTCACTTTCACCGGCGGGGTAGCAAAAAACGAATCCGCTGTCAATGAGCTTCGTAAGCTGATCCGGGAGAACTACGGCGAGCTCACCATCAACATCAGCGACGAATCGATCTACACCGGCGCCCTCGGTGGAGCAGCTTTCGCGTACCGGGCGGTTTAA
- a CDS encoding acyl-CoA dehydrogenase family protein encodes MQFGLTDEQKMMQEMAKDFAQKEILPTLKEDEANHNYRPERVKKMADLGFFGCALPEEYGGNGFGFLESVLLAEQIAKVSGSWRLPFNMQNIGPACTVNKFGTEEQKRRFIPDWISADSFGFFAITEPNSGSDVAGMRTTATDCGDHWELNGQKMWISNAHVGDWGLVYAYTDKSQKYKGMTCFIVNLKDNEGIATAPIHTKLGLHCAPTGEIAFNHARIPKDSVLGEIGQGFQICMWQLNNTRISCSAGALGIAGGAIEAAIGYANERTQFGKKIGSFQMVQAQIAEMVAEHEAAQLLVYRAAWLKDQGLPNQHQTSMAKLFASEAAVHAASETMKIFGSYGYSTEYPAERFLRDAHSLRVVEGTSNIQKTIIAGFSLGDVPNR; translated from the coding sequence ATGCAATTCGGACTGACCGACGAACAGAAGATGATGCAGGAAATGGCCAAGGATTTCGCCCAGAAGGAAATCCTCCCCACCCTCAAGGAGGATGAGGCCAATCATAATTACCGCCCCGAGCGGGTCAAGAAGATGGCCGATCTGGGCTTTTTCGGCTGCGCCCTGCCCGAGGAGTACGGCGGCAACGGCTTCGGTTTCCTCGAGTCGGTCCTTCTGGCCGAGCAGATCGCCAAGGTCAGCGGCTCCTGGCGTCTGCCCTTCAACATGCAGAACATCGGGCCCGCCTGCACGGTCAACAAGTTCGGCACCGAGGAGCAGAAGCGCCGCTTCATTCCCGACTGGATCAGCGCCGACTCCTTCGGCTTCTTCGCCATCACCGAGCCCAACTCCGGCTCCGACGTGGCCGGCATGAGGACCACGGCGACCGATTGCGGCGACCACTGGGAACTCAACGGCCAGAAGATGTGGATCTCCAATGCCCATGTCGGCGACTGGGGGCTGGTCTACGCCTATACGGACAAGAGCCAGAAGTACAAGGGGATGACCTGCTTCATCGTCAACCTCAAGGACAACGAGGGGATCGCCACCGCCCCGATCCATACCAAGCTCGGACTGCACTGCGCCCCCACGGGGGAGATCGCCTTCAACCATGCCCGGATCCCCAAGGATTCGGTTTTGGGCGAGATCGGCCAGGGTTTCCAGATCTGCATGTGGCAGCTCAACAACACCCGCATCAGCTGCTCGGCCGGGGCCCTCGGCATCGCCGGCGGCGCCATTGAGGCCGCCATCGGCTACGCCAACGAGCGGACCCAGTTCGGCAAGAAGATCGGCTCCTTCCAGATGGTTCAGGCCCAGATCGCCGAGATGGTCGCCGAGCACGAGGCGGCCCAGCTTCTCGTCTACCGGGCCGCCTGGCTCAAGGATCAGGGGCTGCCCAACCAGCACCAGACCTCGATGGCCAAGCTCTTCGCCTCCGAGGCCGCCGTGCACGCCGCCAGCGAAACGATGAAGATCTTCGGCAGCTACGGCTACAGCACCGAGTATCCGGCCGAGCGCTTCCTGCGCGATGCCCACTCCCTGCGGGTCGTCGAAGGGACCAGCAACATCCAGAAGACCATCATCGCCGGCTTCAGCCTCGGGGACGTGCCCAACCGCTGA
- the bcrD gene encoding benzoyl-CoA reductase subunit D, translating to MTLSIGIDVGSGVIKTALFREEEGNSEWLARYDARIRQRDAYQLVEESIDEVTRQAGLKRGDIHYIATTGEGENVKSATGHFYSMTTHARGALYLNPEARAVLDIGALNGRAINMDERGKVLNYRMTSQCASGSGQFLENIARYLGISQDEIGELSQQSTNPEPVSSICAVLAETDVINMVSRSIPPSDILRGIHESMADRLAKLLKAIGAQGVVMMTGGLALDTGLVKAMQDSLAKHKMAATIASHPDSLFAGAIGAALWGGFRYEKLKERGLLPKAS from the coding sequence ATGACCCTATCCATCGGCATCGACGTCGGCAGCGGCGTCATCAAGACCGCACTCTTTCGAGAAGAAGAGGGGAACAGCGAATGGCTGGCCCGCTACGATGCCCGCATCCGTCAGCGCGACGCCTATCAGCTCGTCGAAGAATCCATTGACGAGGTCACAAGGCAGGCCGGACTCAAGCGCGGCGACATCCACTACATCGCCACCACCGGCGAGGGCGAGAACGTCAAGAGCGCTACCGGGCACTTCTACTCCATGACCACCCACGCCCGCGGCGCACTCTACCTCAACCCCGAGGCCCGGGCCGTGCTCGACATCGGCGCTCTGAACGGCCGAGCCATCAACATGGACGAGAGAGGCAAGGTGCTCAACTACCGCATGACCAGCCAGTGCGCCTCGGGCTCCGGACAATTCCTCGAGAACATCGCCCGCTATCTGGGGATCTCTCAGGATGAGATCGGTGAGCTCTCGCAGCAATCGACCAACCCCGAGCCGGTCAGCAGCATTTGCGCCGTCCTGGCCGAAACCGACGTCATCAACATGGTCTCGCGTTCGATACCGCCCAGCGACATCCTGCGCGGCATCCACGAATCGATGGCCGACCGCCTTGCCAAGCTGCTCAAGGCCATCGGCGCCCAAGGGGTGGTGATGATGACCGGAGGACTGGCGCTCGACACCGGCCTGGTCAAAGCCATGCAGGACAGTCTGGCCAAGCACAAAATGGCGGCTACCATTGCCTCCCACCCGGATTCTCTGTTCGCCGGCGCCATCGGCGCGGCCCTGTGGGGAGGCTTCCGGTATGAGAAGTTGAAGGAGCGCGGCCTGCTGCCGAAAGCGTCTTAA
- a CDS encoding uroporphyrinogen decarboxylase family protein, protein MIKTQVPEDTQTSLERVLCYLQGVKPQRIACFPLILNHAARAIDVPVAQCIQNAELFGQAHVAAYRRYGNDLITFLSTTSTLAEAMGQKMNFIEEDAPQLAEPLLQQLDDLKRVHIPDFSRDGRLTIYLQATEYAVAEVGKEVCVSTVFAGPFTTAAALRGADVFVKDLYKNKEWVHELLELCCQAGLKFIDEILKRNSLPIVVEPIGSGSLVGPRMFKEFVAPYLKRLADHIHASGGGLPAVLHICGKTKPNWGPMRDADWDIWSLDGVDMAEAKAFAGDRVTLVGNLVPANLLKNTPEQIDAEAKLICEKAMGSPRGFILGSGCEVPINTPPENVDALINAARRYGRFDQQG, encoded by the coding sequence ATGATTAAAACGCAAGTTCCCGAGGACACTCAGACCTCCCTGGAGCGGGTATTGTGCTATCTGCAAGGAGTCAAACCACAGCGGATTGCCTGTTTCCCCCTGATCCTCAATCATGCGGCCCGGGCCATCGATGTCCCGGTGGCCCAGTGCATTCAGAACGCCGAGCTGTTCGGCCAGGCCCACGTTGCCGCCTATCGCCGTTACGGAAACGACCTGATCACCTTTTTGTCCACCACCTCCACCCTTGCCGAGGCGATGGGGCAGAAAATGAACTTCATCGAGGAAGACGCCCCGCAGCTCGCCGAGCCGCTGCTTCAGCAACTCGATGACCTCAAGCGGGTGCACATCCCCGATTTCAGCCGGGACGGTCGGCTTACGATCTACCTGCAGGCGACCGAGTACGCAGTGGCGGAGGTCGGCAAGGAGGTCTGCGTCAGCACCGTTTTTGCCGGACCCTTCACCACCGCCGCGGCCCTGCGCGGCGCCGACGTCTTCGTCAAGGACCTCTACAAGAACAAGGAATGGGTGCATGAACTGCTGGAGCTCTGCTGTCAGGCAGGGCTGAAATTTATCGACGAGATCCTGAAGAGGAACTCTCTTCCCATCGTGGTCGAGCCCATCGGTTCGGGGAGCCTGGTGGGTCCGCGGATGTTCAAGGAATTCGTCGCCCCCTATCTGAAACGGCTGGCCGACCACATCCATGCCAGCGGCGGTGGGCTTCCGGCGGTTCTGCACATCTGCGGCAAGACCAAGCCGAACTGGGGGCCGATGCGCGATGCAGACTGGGATATCTGGAGCCTGGACGGCGTCGACATGGCCGAAGCGAAGGCCTTCGCCGGAGACCGGGTGACCCTCGTCGGCAACCTGGTCCCGGCCAATCTGCTGAAAAACACCCCGGAGCAGATCGATGCCGAGGCGAAGCTGATCTGCGAGAAGGCCATGGGAAGTCCCCGGGGCTTTATCCTCGGCTCGGGCTGCGAGGTGCCGATCAACACTCCCCCGGAGAACGTCGATGCCCTGATCAACGCCGCCCGCCGATACGGACGGTTCGATCAGCAGGGATGA
- a CDS encoding acetyl-CoA carboxylase biotin carboxyl carrier protein subunit translates to MAELISPIAGNVWKIHVAVGDKVEMDDEVIILEALKMETPIFSDDSGTITELRVKEGDAVNEGDVLAIIG, encoded by the coding sequence ATGGCAGAGCTGATTTCACCGATCGCAGGAAACGTCTGGAAAATCCATGTGGCCGTCGGCGACAAGGTCGAGATGGACGATGAAGTGATCATCCTCGAGGCCCTGAAGATGGAAACCCCCATCTTCAGCGACGACAGCGGCACCATCACCGAACTGCGGGTCAAGGAAGGCGACGCGGTCAATGAAGGAGATGTCCTCGCCATCATTGGCTGA
- a CDS encoding sodium ion-translocating decarboxylase subunit beta, which produces MFDILNDLIFSSGLLSLTGGNLVMWLVAFVLLYLAIKKQYEPLLLLPIAFGILVVNLPLTFLMEPEHGLIWFFYRYGIELDIIPPLIFLGLGAMIDFGPLIANPKTLLLGAGAQVGLYVTFFAAILFGFDLKEAGSIAIIGGADGPTTIYLTSKLAPQLLGATAVSAYAYMALVPIIQPPMMKLLTTGDERKIVMGKMRPVSRLQKICFPIITAMTIMLVVPPAAPLISMLMLGNLFKESGVVERLTKASSNELMNIVTIFLGLSVGATMTASTFLDPKVLFIFFLGLFAFVVSTASGLLMARIMNLFLKEKINPLIGAAGVSAVPMAARCVHKVGSEANRRNYLLMHAMGPNVAGVIGTVVAAAILLKNLG; this is translated from the coding sequence ATGTTCGACATACTCAACGACCTTATTTTTTCAAGCGGCCTGCTCAGTCTGACCGGAGGGAACCTGGTCATGTGGCTGGTCGCCTTCGTTCTGCTCTATCTGGCCATCAAAAAGCAGTACGAACCGCTGCTGCTTTTGCCGATCGCCTTCGGGATCCTGGTGGTCAACCTGCCGCTCACCTTCCTGATGGAGCCCGAACACGGGCTGATCTGGTTCTTCTACCGCTACGGCATCGAACTCGACATCATCCCGCCGCTGATCTTCCTGGGGCTCGGGGCGATGATCGACTTCGGCCCCCTGATCGCCAACCCCAAGACGCTGCTGCTCGGCGCCGGTGCCCAGGTCGGCCTCTACGTCACTTTCTTCGCCGCCATCCTCTTCGGCTTCGACCTGAAGGAGGCCGGCTCCATCGCCATCATCGGCGGAGCCGACGGCCCCACCACCATCTATCTGACGTCCAAGCTCGCTCCGCAGCTGCTCGGCGCCACGGCGGTCTCGGCGTACGCCTACATGGCCCTGGTCCCGATCATTCAGCCGCCGATGATGAAGCTGCTCACCACCGGCGATGAGCGCAAGATCGTCATGGGCAAGATGCGTCCGGTCAGCAGGCTGCAGAAGATCTGCTTCCCCATCATCACCGCCATGACCATCATGCTGGTGGTGCCGCCCGCGGCGCCGCTGATCTCCATGCTCATGCTGGGCAACCTGTTCAAGGAGTCGGGCGTGGTCGAGCGCCTCACCAAGGCCTCCTCCAACGAGCTGATGAACATCGTCACCATCTTCCTCGGGCTCTCCGTGGGGGCCACGATGACCGCCTCGACCTTCCTCGATCCCAAGGTGCTGTTCATCTTCTTCCTGGGGCTGTTCGCCTTCGTCGTCAGCACCGCCTCGGGGCTGCTCATGGCCCGGATCATGAACCTGTTCCTCAAGGAGAAGATCAACCCGCTCATCGGCGCCGCCGGCGTCTCCGCCGTGCCGATGGCGGCGCGCTGCGTGCACAAGGTCGGCTCCGAGGCCAACCGGCGCAACTACCTACTCATGCACGCCATGGGCCCCAACGTCGCCGGCGTCATCGGCACCGTGGTGGCCGCGGCCATCCTGCTGAAGAACCTGGGGTGA